TTTTCGCATGGGAGCCTCAAGCTTGCGGACTACTACATGCAAGCAGGGTTATTCTCTGAAGCTGTTACAATGTACAGAGAAGCCTTGCGCGCCGAACCAATGTCAAATACGCTTTATCTCCCACTTGGCTTAGCGCTTTACAAGTCTGGCCAGGAGAGCATCGCTTTAGAAATCCTGTATCGAGGCGGAATCATTTGCTTGCGAAACGGCAAATTGACGAGAGCACAAAAGATACACGACGAAATGAAATCCATTGATAAAACAGCAAGAACGACCTTACTTTTAGGAAAAGAGATTCAATCTCGTTCTGTGCTTTCCCTGTATATTAAATCGCAGATTACCCAATCCATAGACGCCTTAACTCGCTACGAAAACACCAACAATTAGCCGATTTATTTTAGGCAACCTTCAGAGAATCTCAAATTTTACCCATTCAACAAATTGACGGCGTCCTCAAACCTGAGGGCGTCGAAATAGGTTTTGGCATATCAGCCAACAAGCAACCTGAACTTTTTCTTGGCTTGCTTACTTGACCCAGACAGACTTTACATCAGAGTTATGCTTTCTTTTTGGCGATGTTTGCCCCCAACGGATTTTGGCCTATATTTGCATTTTAGCAGGGCAAAACTTAAATATGTGAAAATAATTACGGAACAAATACCCTCATTTTCGCCAAAGGCGATCTGACTTTTATCAGGATGCAAGAGCAAAAAACAATACAGGACGCGAAAAATTTTTGGAATGTTGAAGCCTGCGGCACGCAGTTTATTCAAGAAAGAAAAAGCGAGAAAGATTTCTTTTTAAAATATATCGATTTCAGGTATAAGACGGAGTGGCATATTCCGCAGCTCGTGCCATTTGAGCAATCGAAGGGCAAAAAAGTGCTTGAAATCGGCTGTGGCAACGGCGCAGACGGCTATATGTTTGCGAAAAACGGCGCGATTTACACGGGCGTAGACCTCACGGAAACCGCCGTTCAAACCACGCAAAAACATTTTGAATTGCTGGGCGCAAACGGCACGTTCCAAGTTGAAAATGCAGAAAAATTGTCCTTTGCTGACAATTCTTTTGACATTGTTTATTCGCACGGCGTACTGCATCATACACAAAACCCGCCCGATACGTTTAAAGAAGTCCATCGCGTCTTAAAGCCCGGCGGCACAGCGATCATCATGCTTTATCATAAAAATAGTTTTAATCATTATATCCGAATTTTGGGCTATATGAGGCTGCGTTTGCTGATAAAAATCTTGCAACGCATCGGTCGGTGGGACGTCGATAGAAAGAAAATTGCCGGAAAAGAGCTGTCTAAATTTCGCGGGAACGAGGGAAGTTATATATGGGAATTACATTATGAAAATTTTCTCACATACGGTTGGGCATATTTAAAGCCGGAAAATTTCGTTCATCATTGCACCGACGGCCCCGAATGTCCTTATGCTTATGTTTATTCAAAAACCGACATAAAATCCTTATTTTCTCAGTTTAAAGAGCTTTCGTTTACAGTTGCGCACTTTCCACTCAAAAAATATTCGTTCGGTAAATTTATTCCTCTCGCACTTGAAAAAAGCTTGGCGCCAACAATGGGTTGGTATTTGTTTATTTATGCAAAAAAATAATTACGAATTGTTCTTTTCGGTTCATCCGTATCTGTCGAATGATTTTAAAATGCGGCTTCTTCAAGCGAGCTATCAATTGCAAGTCATGCTCATATTGATTTTAATATAATTGCAATTCATGGAAAAATTACGAATTTTATTTATAGGCCCAACCCCACCGCCATATCACGGAGTTACCGTAATGAATAAAATCCTGCTAAGTTCTCAATTCTGCAACGTTTTTCATGTTGATATAATCGAGACGAACTACTCGGAAAAAATCACAGATTTGAATTCTCTTAGCTTGGATAAAATCAAAAAGCTTTTATCTCATATAAATAAGATTATTAAACTTTCATCAAAAAACAAATACGACTTCGTTTGCTATCCGATTAACTTTACACGTAATGCACTTCTGAGAGATTTCTTATTACTTTTCGCGATCAAATTATTTCCATATAAAATCATTTATTATACACATGGAAATAATCTTCCGTCTTTTATTAAAAATGAAAATGCTCTTATAAAAGGAATCATTCATAAAGTCATGCGTTATGCGGATGGGGCGGTTGTTGTTGGCGAAAATTTAAGATTTAATTATAAAGGCATTTTGCCGGATGAGCTTGTCGTTCCGGTGCATCATGGCATGGAAGGCTTTGTAACCAAGCCGAAAGCGCGACAGGCATCTGATGAAATTCGTGTTCTGTATTTATCGAACTTAGTTCTTACAAAAGGATTTTTTGTTCTTATTCAAGCCATTCCGAAAATCGTTCAACAAGTTAAAAATATTAAATTTATTTTTGGCGGCGAGTGGGAAAATGCGCAAACGAAAGAAGACGTGATGCGCTATATTGAAGAAAATAATTTATCCGAGTTTATAGAATTTAAAGGCCGCGTCATCGGAGAGGAGAAAGAGAAACTTTATTACGATTCCGATATTTTTGTTTTCCCCACATTTTATCCGCTGGAAACATTCGGCATCGTCAATTTGGAAGCCATGCAAGCCGGTTTGCCGATTATCACCACAGGGCGCGGCGCCATTCCCGAGATCGTGGAAGAAGGCAAAAACGGGTTTATTGTGCCGGAACAAAATCCCGAAGCCATTGCGGATAAAATCATTTTACTTTTTCAAAATAAAGAGTTGAGAGAAAATATTAGAAATAATAATATTCAGCGCTTTAAAGATTTTTATACAAAAGAAAAGTATGCACAAAGAATGATTGATGCGTTTTTGTATCTCCATAAAAAACTTGATAAAAACCCTGACTAAAAATTATTTAATAAATGCTTGAATTCTGTCATCTTGAGCGAGTCATTTTTCCGAAGCGGGAAACGATGATTTTTTGAATGACAAGAACGTTGTCATGCTGAACGGAGTGAAGCATCCATCAGGCATCTGGATTCTTCGCCTACCGGCTCAGAATGACATGGTAATGAGTAGTTTTTTTTTGTTATTCCATTCAGTCCGGGTACTTAAAAAACGAAAACGCTTCATTTTAATTTATCTCGAAATGAAATTCACAAGATTTTTTACAGTCATTTTTCTTCTTTCAAATTTTGTTTTTTCCTGCAAAAGCGACAAGCCTTCGGACAAGGCAGCGGAAAATGCCGTTACCCTTGGCGTGGCGGCGGATTTTGATTATCTCAATCCGCTCTTGATTCAGCTTTCGCTTTCCCGTGAGGTTTGTACGCATATTTTTCCGACACTTGTTAGGCCACAGTTTGATGAGAAAAACGGCGCGGTGAGCTTTGCGCCGAGTCTTGCCAAAAGTTGGACGTTTTCGGACGGCGGCAAAACCGCGACCTTCGCACTTCGCGGCGACGCAAAATGGGAGGACGGCAAGCCGATTACCTCGCACGATTTGAAATTTTCCTACACGCTTTACGCCGAACCGCAAGTCGCCAGCACGCGCCAGCACTACATCAACGATTTGGCGAAAAATGCGGACGGCGCAGTTGATTTTGAAAACGCCGTCGAGACGCCGAACGACACGACGCTGATTTTGCACTTCAGCACGCCGCTTGCCGAAAACATCGTGCTGGATCATTTTTATGATTTAATGCCCGTCGCTAAACATGTGTTTGAATCGATTCCGCCCGAAGAGATTCGCAGCCGCGCGGCGGAACTGCCGATTGTGGCCGGAGGGCCGTATCGCGTGGAAAAATGGTCGCGCCAGCAATCGCTGACACTCGTCTCGAATGAAACTTGCGTGTTGCCGCATCCGGGCAAAATCGCCAAAGTCTCGTTTCTCGTGATTCCCGAATACACGACGCGCCTAACGCTGCTCAAGACTAGTAAGCTCGATGTGCTGATGTCCGCCGGCGGCATCAATCCGAAAGATGTGGAATCGCTCACGCGCGAAAATCCCGAAATCACGATTTGCTCGGTCAAAGACCGGAGTTTTGATAGCATCGTTTGGCTTTGCATCGACGGCGAAGCGTTTAGAAACGGGAAAAAAATTAAGCCGAATGTCTTTTTCGGCGATAAAAAAGTTCGCCAAGCTATGACTTACGCCATCGATAGAAACTCTATCGTGGACGGTTTCATGGGCGAAGCGCACGCGACCGTCGTGAATACACCGCTTTCACCGGCCTATAAAAGCATTCTCGATTCGTCGCTTCATCCTTATAATTATAATCCGAAAAAAGCCCGCAAGCTTTTAACGGAGGCCGGCTGGAAGCCTGGCGCGGACGGCATTTTGGAAAAGAACGGCCAAGATTTTTCTTTCACGCTCGTTGCGCCGACAGGCAATGCGCGGCGAAATTACGCGGCGACCGTCGTTCAGCAAAATTTGAAGGACATCGGAATTGAATGCAAGCTCGAGTTTGCCGAAACCATCGTGTTCGTTCAAAATCAAAACGAGTATCGCTATGCCGCCGCGATGTCCGGCCTTTCGGCGGAAACCTTACCATTTCAGTTGATTATTTGGGGAAGCAATTTTGAAAAATCACCGTTCAACTCGTCCGCGTTCCAAAATGCGCGATTGGACGAGGTTATCGCGGAGCTCGGCAAGCCACTTGGCATGGAAAAACAGCGCGAACTTTGGCACGAATATCAGCAAATTTTGCACGACGAGCAGCCGAGAACATTTCTCTACTATTTTGATGAGCTGGAAGGTTTTAACCGGCGCGTGAAAAACGTGAATGTCAATATGCTCTCCGTGCTTTATAATTTATATGATTGGGAGATAAGCAGGTAAAAAGCAAGGATTTAGGCAGATAAAAATTTTGTAAGCAGCATGGTTTTATATTAGATTTAGCAGTCCAAAAATGGCTTTAACATAAACTTAAAATTAAAAAGCGAAAAAAGGAGAACAACAGAATGCCTCGTTATACGCCAGAGCAGCTACGGAAACGAAATAATTCGGTATGGACAAAGGTGCAACTCTATTTAGCTCCGATTCAATTTGTCGTGTTTATTATAGGCGTAATCCTAACGGTGATGTACTATCACGGCGCGTTGGAAGATTTCAGCATCGTGACTTGGGCGCTGCTGATTAAAACGCTATTCTTGGTTGTGCTATTTGTGACCGGAGCATTTTTCGAAAAGGAAATTTTCGATATTTGGGTTTTCTCACCGGAATTTTTATGGGAAGACATTGGCAGCTCGATTGCAACCACCGTGCATTTCCTTTACTTCATTTTGGCCTACATGGGAAAATCGGAAGACGTGCTGGTTTGGACGGCGTTTGCTGCGTATTTCAGCTATGTGGTTAATGCAATTCAATACCTCGTGCGCATTTTCCTTGAAAAACAAAATGAAAAACGCTTGAAAGCCAAAGGCATCCAGGTTGTATAAGGTTTCTTTTAACCCACAGTAGTTTAGTAGTATGAAGTCAAAAGCAGTTGTTTTTACATCCCCCGGAAACATAGAAATGCGCGAAGTTTCGCTGCGAGCCATGAATGACGACGATGTCATTTTGGAGACCTACTGGTCGGCTGTCAGTGCGGGAACGGAAAAAATGCTGTTAAACGGCAGGCTGCCGTCCATGCAAATGACGCAATATCCGGTGGTGCCTGGCTACGAGACCGTCGGCAAAATCATTCGCAGAGGCAAAAAAGTGCCGGAAAGTTACGAAGGAAAATTTGTCTATGTGTCCGGGTCGCTGGGCTACACCGATGTAAACGCTGCTTTTGGCGGCGCTTCGCAATATATTATCTCCCCGCTACACAAAATCACTTTGTTGGACAAGCTTCCCGATCCGTCGGTTGCCATTGCGTTGCCGCTTGGTGCCACGGCCTTGCACGCGGTTGAGCTTGGCACCATTTCAAAGAAAAAAATTTTGGTTATTGGGCAAGGCGCGGTCGGCCTGCTCGTCACGGAATTTGCGAAGGCGCTCGGCGCGGAAAAAGTGGTGGCTACGGATTTAAACGCATTTCGCCTTGAAAAATCGCGTGCCGATGTCAAAATTAATGTGTCGGAAACGGCAGTCGGCGAAGTGTTGGCGGAAATGGAATTAGATGTTATTATCGACAGTTCCGGCTCGATGAAAGCCATCGAAGACAATCTGCGCTTTTTGAAAATGCACGGTGAGATCGTT
Above is a window of Chloroherpeton thalassium ATCC 35110 DNA encoding:
- a CDS encoding tetratricopeptide repeat protein, translating into MKSNSQFSHGSLKLADYYMQAGLFSEAVTMYREALRAEPMSNTLYLPLGLALYKSGQESIALEILYRGGIICLRNGKLTRAQKIHDEMKSIDKTARTTLLLGKEIQSRSVLSLYIKSQITQSIDALTRYENTNN
- a CDS encoding class I SAM-dependent methyltransferase, translating into MQEQKTIQDAKNFWNVEACGTQFIQERKSEKDFFLKYIDFRYKTEWHIPQLVPFEQSKGKKVLEIGCGNGADGYMFAKNGAIYTGVDLTETAVQTTQKHFELLGANGTFQVENAEKLSFADNSFDIVYSHGVLHHTQNPPDTFKEVHRVLKPGGTAIIMLYHKNSFNHYIRILGYMRLRLLIKILQRIGRWDVDRKKIAGKELSKFRGNEGSYIWELHYENFLTYGWAYLKPENFVHHCTDGPECPYAYVYSKTDIKSLFSQFKELSFTVAHFPLKKYSFGKFIPLALEKSLAPTMGWYLFIYAKK
- a CDS encoding glycosyltransferase family 4 protein, giving the protein MRYADGAVVVGENLRFNYKGILPDELVVPVHHGMEGFVTKPKARQASDEIRVLYLSNLVLTKGFFVLIQAIPKIVQQVKNIKFIFGGEWENAQTKEDVMRYIEENNLSEFIEFKGRVIGEEKEKLYYDSDIFVFPTFYPLETFGIVNLEAMQAGLPIITTGRGAIPEIVEEGKNGFIVPEQNPEAIADKIILLFQNKELRENIRNNNIQRFKDFYTKEKYAQRMIDAFLYLHKKLDKNPD
- a CDS encoding peptide-binding protein; translated protein: MKFTRFFTVIFLLSNFVFSCKSDKPSDKAAENAVTLGVAADFDYLNPLLIQLSLSREVCTHIFPTLVRPQFDEKNGAVSFAPSLAKSWTFSDGGKTATFALRGDAKWEDGKPITSHDLKFSYTLYAEPQVASTRQHYINDLAKNADGAVDFENAVETPNDTTLILHFSTPLAENIVLDHFYDLMPVAKHVFESIPPEEIRSRAAELPIVAGGPYRVEKWSRQQSLTLVSNETCVLPHPGKIAKVSFLVIPEYTTRLTLLKTSKLDVLMSAGGINPKDVESLTRENPEITICSVKDRSFDSIVWLCIDGEAFRNGKKIKPNVFFGDKKVRQAMTYAIDRNSIVDGFMGEAHATVVNTPLSPAYKSILDSSLHPYNYNPKKARKLLTEAGWKPGADGILEKNGQDFSFTLVAPTGNARRNYAATVVQQNLKDIGIECKLEFAETIVFVQNQNEYRYAAAMSGLSAETLPFQLIIWGSNFEKSPFNSSAFQNARLDEVIAELGKPLGMEKQRELWHEYQQILHDEQPRTFLYYFDELEGFNRRVKNVNVNMLSVLYNLYDWEISR
- the bchF gene encoding 2-vinyl bacteriochlorophyllide hydratase; translated protein: MPRYTPEQLRKRNNSVWTKVQLYLAPIQFVVFIIGVILTVMYYHGALEDFSIVTWALLIKTLFLVVLFVTGAFFEKEIFDIWVFSPEFLWEDIGSSIATTVHFLYFILAYMGKSEDVLVWTAFAAYFSYVVNAIQYLVRIFLEKQNEKRLKAKGIQVV
- the bchC gene encoding chlorophyll synthesis pathway protein BchC, with amino-acid sequence MKSKAVVFTSPGNIEMREVSLRAMNDDDVILETYWSAVSAGTEKMLLNGRLPSMQMTQYPVVPGYETVGKIIRRGKKVPESYEGKFVYVSGSLGYTDVNAAFGGASQYIISPLHKITLLDKLPDPSVAIALPLGATALHAVELGTISKKKILVIGQGAVGLLVTEFAKALGAEKVVATDLNAFRLEKSRADVKINVSETAVGEVLAEMELDVIIDSSGSMKAIEDNLRFLKMHGEIVFGGYYERVDLAYAQIFMKELKLICAKQWALGDLDRVRDMMGTSLIDFKRIFTHRESIHGNIPKAYETAFSNPNCLKMIFNWQED